The genomic region GCGTTGAGAACGGGGAGCAGGGACGATTCATGGCTGTTCTCAATCATGTCGCGGCCGATGACCGTCACGGTCGACGGGAGCCTTCGGCTGTCGGTCTCGCTGCGGGTGCCGGTAATGACTACTTCGTCGATGTCGACACCCTTTGAGAGAGAAAGCGTGTCGACCATCGACGAGGCCGTGGGGAGATTCACCAGCATGAGCAGGCACACGAGAATCGGGTTACGCATGGGTATGCAGATTCATGTTTTTTACAAAAGTGTCGATGAGCGGCAGGCATTCTTGCGGAGTGCCTGCGTCGGCGCACAACTTTTCGAGCGGACAGCGGTCGGTGTGGGTGCGGTTGATGATGTAGGCGACTTTCTGCCCATAAGCGACTTTTATGCCGACACGCGTGAGCATCTCATAAGCACTCTCGCTGATGACGTCGGCATAGAGCTCCTTTATCCCGCCGATGGCCATGAGGGCCGCCGCACCTTTCCCCACCACTTTGTCGGCCATTACGGCACCATGCAGGAATCCGGGCGCTTCGTTTACGAGCATATAGAGGTCGTTCACCCCCCGTTGTGTGAAGGTGCGGGTCGTGTTGCCCTGTCTGATGACGCAGGAATAACCGCCCTCATGCAGTTGTTCGATGAGTTGTTCCATACGATTATTAAAACACATTTCCCTGTTTTAAGTTCTCGACAAAGCGGTCGATGCGTTGCATTTCTTGCGCAATGGCGATATTTTGGGGACATTCGGGCTCGCATTGCCGGCAGCCAATGCAGTGTGAGGCTTGGCGCAGGCGGGGTACACTGCGGTCGTAACCCACGAGGAACGCACGCCGCGCTTCGCGGTAATTCTCGGCTTGGGAGCTTTCGGGAATATATCCTTCGTTCACGCATTTGTTGTAGTGCAGCAAGATGCCGGGTATGTCGATGCCGTAGGGGCAAGGCATGCAATATTTGCAATCGTTGCAGGGAATCGAGGGATACTGCATCATGAGGTTGGCCGTGTCGTAGAGGAACTTGAATTCTTCTTCCGAGAGCGGTTGCAAGGGGGAGAACGAGCTCAGGTTGTCTTGCAGGTGGTCCATGTAGGTCATGCCGCTCAATACGGTCAATACGCCCGGGAACGACCCCGCGAAGCGGAAGGCCCAGGAAGCAACGCTGCGGTTGGGTTCCCGTTTCTTGAAGCGGGCCACGATGTGGTCGTGTACCTTTGAGAGGCGGCCGCCCAGTAACGGTTCCATGATGATGGCGGGGATATGCCGCTTTTCGAGTTCCTGGTATAGATATTCGGCGTTGGTGTTGCGACGGTTGATTTCTTTGGCGTGGTGCCAGTCGAGATAGTTGAGCTGTATTTGCACAAAATCCCATTGGTAGTAATCGTGTCGCGAGAGCAGGTAGTCAAAGACCTTGATGTCGCCGTGATAGGAAAATCCGAGATTGCGGATACGGCCGGCCTTGCGCTCTTCGAGCAGGAATTCGAGCATGCCGTTGTCGATATAGCGCGATTCAAACTCTTTCATGCCGTCATTGCCCATGCCCACTCCGTGCAGCAGCATATAGTCGATGTAGTCGACTTGCAGCTCCTTGAAGGAGTTGTGATACATTTGCATTGAGGCTTCCCGGCTCCATGTCGAGGGAGAGAAGTTCGACAACTTGGTGGCGATGAAATATTTGTCGCGCGGGTAGCGGCTCAGGGCGATGCCGGTGGCCTTTTCCGACTCTCCCCGGCAGTAGCTGGGAGATGTGTCGAAGTAGTTCACGCCGTGGGCAATGGCATAGTCGACCAGCTGGTTGATGGTCTCCTGGTCGAGCACGTTGCGCCCTTCGGCGTTCTTGCGGCTGGGCCATCGCATGCAGCCGTACCCCAGCAGCGAGATGTTGTTGCCGTGGCCGTCCTGTCGGTAGGTCATGCCGCCCTCGGGCAGGGAATCTTTCCCGGGGGTGTTTCCGTTGCCACAGCCGTAGAGGGCCGCCGTGGCGGTGATGGTACCGGCTCCCATGATTTTGAGGAAGTCGCGGCGGTTGATGTTTCCCTTTTTGTCGTTATGATTCTTGTCCATGATGGTGCGGCATTAGATGATACGGTGTTGTTCTACTCCCTCGACATAGATGGCGCTGAATGGCCGGCTCGGGCACAGGTTTTCGCAGGCTCCGCAACCGATGCATTTTTCGGTGTTGACGACCGGCAGTTCCACCTCTTTCCCCTCGACGGTCTCTTTTACCATCTGTATGGCTCCGGTGGGGCAGTGGCGGGCACAGTTGCCGCAGGAGACTCCGTCGGTGAGCGGAATGCAGTTTTCTCGCACCACGACGGCATGGCCGATTTTTGTGGCCGATTTCTCTTCGCGGGTTATCAGATGTATGGCTCCGGTGGGGCACACTTCCGAGCATTTCGTGCATTCGGGACGGCAATATCCGCGTTCATACGACATCTCGGGTTGCATGAAGGTCGACAGGTCGCCCGACGGACGCAGTACCTGTGTGGGGCACACCGACACGCAGAGCTGGCAGGCGGTGCAATGCTGCCGCAGGTTTTGGAGACTTCCGGCTCCCGGCGGCACCAAAGGGGTTGCCCGTGAGGGTATCTTCTTGTCGATGATGGGAGCGAGGCCGCCGTCGATTTTCTTTTCCTGGGCTTCCACGGCACCGGCCATCAGCACGCCGGCCGTTATGAGGAACTGTCGGCGCGAAGTCGGCGCATCGCTGCCCGCTGCGGGTGATGCCGCGACCTCTTTCTTGGCCCGCCCATAGTAGATGGCGCCTTTGCTGCATGCCTCGATGCAGTCCATGCAGTCGACGCAACGGCTGTAATCGATGCGGTGTTCTTTGGCGTCGATGCAGGCGGCTTTGCAACTGCGGGCACACAATCCGCACCGGTTACATTTCGAAGTGTCGATGCGCGGACGCAGCCAGGCAAAACGCGACAGCACGCCCAGTACCGTGCCGACGGGGCAGATGGTGTTGCAATAGGTGCGGCCGTTGCGCCAGGCCAGTATGGCGATGATGATGAAGGTGGCGAGCGCCATGAGGAACGTCGGCAGATTCCTCAGCCACACGTCGGTGGTGTAGAAAGCATAGCTGTCGATACGTTCGGCAAAGTATGCCAAGACATTGTTGCACCAGCCGTAGATGGGGGCGAAAAGATTCTGGGCGATGCGTCCGTAGGAACTGTATGGGGCAAGCAGCGCCACGAATGATGAGATGCCGGCAAGAAGGGCAATAATGAAAATCGCCAACACGCCATATCTCAACCACGACAGGGCGGGTGAGTGTGAGAAGCGGTATTTTCCCTTTCCCCGACGGCTGTGCAGCCCCGACACGATGTCTTGGAACACGCCCAACGGGCAGATAACCGAACAATAGGCCCTCCCGAAGAGCAATGTCAGGACGACGAGCCCCAGGACGATGACGACGTTCATCGCCAGCAGAGCCGGCAGGAACTGTATTTTTGCCAGCCACCCAAACCACGCATGCAGGCTGCCCGTGAAGTCGAGAAACAGAAGCGTGATGAGCAGGAAACAGATGAGGGCTGCAAGGATTCGGATTTTTCGTAACATAACGGGATTTTATTTTTTAAGGAGGTCATGGGTTTGTAACCATTTCTTGATGGCGGCATCGGCTTTGCCGGCTTCGCTCCCCCGTATCGGCAAGCCGGGCAGTAACGTGGCTTTGGGGCACAAATCCCTGATGTCGCTTTCGCTATGCCCCATGCGGCTCCCTTCGTGTGTCATGAAGGGTACGATGGTTTTCCCTGCGAAGTCGTGAGTCGTGAGGAATGTGGCCACGGGAGGGGCTATCGTGCTCCACCAGCACGGAGAGCCGACAAAGAGGGTGTCATAGGGCGTCAGGTCCAGGTCCGACTCTTGTAGGGCCGGTCTTGCTCCGGCTTTGATTTCGTTGCGGGCCTGGTCTACGACCGCTTGATAGTCGGCCGGGTACTCATTCTCGGGAACAATCTCGAAAATATCGGCCTGGGTGAGTTCTTGGATTTTTTCGGCCACGATGCGGGTGTTCCCGCTGTGAGAAAAGTACACGACCAGCGAGCGAGCCTGCATGTCGAGGTTGGTCGCTATGGCTGCTGTTGCTGTGAGTATGGATAATATCTTTTTCATGAGGAATGGATTTAAAGATTATAGGTACAAAGATAGACCCTCATCTACAATCCTTTATAAAACAGATTACAGATATTCATACCCATTTTACGGCTATTGTGTAACACCTCTCCGTCGTTGTGCTTTTGTAAACCACTTTGGCGGGATTTGTGGGTGCTTGAAAAGTCGAATAGGTTGAGTTCCCGTCTCGCTTTTTTGCTGCGTTTATAGTAGGTAGTCGGTAATTTTACCGCTGATTTGCAGCAACGATATTTCGCACAGTTTGGTGTCGTATTCGGCCGTGAGGATACGTTCTTCGGCATCGAGCAGGCTCTTTTGCGCTTCGCGCAGTTCTATACCCGACAAGTTGCCCAAGATATATCGTTCACGGGCAATGAGATAGTTTTCTTTGGCGGCCGTGAGGTTTTCGCGTTCGAGATTCAGCACTTCGATGTTGTTTTTGTAGGCTTGCCACAGGTTGCTGATGTCGGCGCGCAACGACTGCACGATGTCTTTTTGTTGCAGTTCGGCATTTTGGGCGGCGATGCGGGCGTTCCGTATCTCGCGGCGACGGTTCCCGTCATAAATATTGAAGCCGAGCGTGATGCCGAAGTTGGCGCCCAGGTTGTTGCGCCTTAGTGTCGTATTGGTGCGGTCGTAGGTGTTGAGGGTATATCCATATCCGGCGTTGAGGCGCACATAGGGATAGTTGCGCGAGAAGACCTTCTTCAAGTCGAGGTTGGCAATGGTCTTGTCTTGCTCGGCTTTGAGCAGGGAGGCGTTGGTTTGCAGGGTCGAGGTCCATAGCTCTTCAAAGACGAGCATCGTATTGACATCGATGACCGTGTCGACAACGGCGATAGGATTGCTCATGTCGGCGATGGCCATCAATTCGTTGAGTCGAATGCGGGAACTGTGCAAGGTCTCCTGTTGTTTCATGTATTGGGCACTGTCGGCATTGAAGTCGACACGCGCTTGCAGCAGGTCGAGCCGTGAGAAGTTGCCGATTTGGTATCGCTCTTCGACGATGCGCAGACGCTCTTTCGAGAGCGACACGGCGTAGAGGAAGTTTTTGAGACGAATCTCCTGTTGGATATAGTTGTAATATTCCGACGAGAGTTGTGCGATGTAATCCTCTATGGCGATGCGTGTGAGGGTTTCGCCCTGTTTTTCGAGCTCTTTGAGTATTTGATACTCGGTGATGATGGAGAAGCCGTCGAAGATGGTCCAGTTCAAGTCGATCCCCACATTCACGTTGCCGGCGTACAACCCGGTGTTATGTTCCGTTGCACCCTCGGTGCGGGGAATGCTCTTTGTGTTGTCGACATTTCCGTTGTATCCGGCCGTCAGGTCGACCGTCGGCAGCATGCCGGCATTGCCGCGAGTGGCGTTGTTTCGGGCCATTTGCTCCTCGTTGCGCACGATGCGCAGCGAATAGTTCTGTTCGAGGCCGGTCTCGATGCACGATTTCAGCGAGTAGGGCTCTTGTCCCTGCACGGCCAGGGAAAGACCCAGCCATAAGGTTATGAAGGATAAGGTTCTCATTCTTCGGGGGTATGTTTGCGTGGGGTGGATATATAGGTGTAGATGGCAGGTACGATATACATGGTCATGAAGGTCGAGATGAGCATTCCGCCTACTACGGCGATACCCATGGCAACGCGGCCGTTGGCTCCTTCACCGCTGGCATAAGCGAGCGGGAGCAGGCCGAGGATCGTAGCGGCGCTGGTCATGAGAATGGGACGCAGTCGTTGTATCGAGGCTTCTCTGATGGCCAAATGTTTGTCGATGCCGCTTTCTTGCCGCTGGTTGGCAAATTCCACAATCAAGATACCGTTCTTGGCAACC from Candidatus Caccoplasma merdavium harbors:
- a CDS encoding DUF1893 domain-containing protein, with product MEQLIEQLHEGGYSCVIRQGNTTRTFTQRGVNDLYMLVNEAPGFLHGAVMADKVVGKGAAALMAIGGIKELYADVISESAYEMLTRVGIKVAYGQKVAYIINRTHTDRCPLEKLCADAGTPQECLPLIDTFVKNMNLHTHA
- a CDS encoding aldo/keto reductase codes for the protein MDKNHNDKKGNINRRDFLKIMGAGTITATAALYGCGNGNTPGKDSLPEGGMTYRQDGHGNNISLLGYGCMRWPSRKNAEGRNVLDQETINQLVDYAIAHGVNYFDTSPSYCRGESEKATGIALSRYPRDKYFIATKLSNFSPSTWSREASMQMYHNSFKELQVDYIDYMLLHGVGMGNDGMKEFESRYIDNGMLEFLLEERKAGRIRNLGFSYHGDIKVFDYLLSRHDYYQWDFVQIQLNYLDWHHAKEINRRNTNAEYLYQELEKRHIPAIIMEPLLGGRLSKVHDHIVARFKKREPNRSVASWAFRFAGSFPGVLTVLSGMTYMDHLQDNLSSFSPLQPLSEEEFKFLYDTANLMMQYPSIPCNDCKYCMPCPYGIDIPGILLHYNKCVNEGYIPESSQAENYREARRAFLVGYDRSVPRLRQASHCIGCRQCEPECPQNIAIAQEMQRIDRFVENLKQGNVF
- a CDS encoding 4Fe-4S binding protein — its product is MLRKIRILAALICFLLITLLFLDFTGSLHAWFGWLAKIQFLPALLAMNVVIVLGLVVLTLLFGRAYCSVICPLGVFQDIVSGLHSRRGKGKYRFSHSPALSWLRYGVLAIFIIALLAGISSFVALLAPYSSYGRIAQNLFAPIYGWCNNVLAYFAERIDSYAFYTTDVWLRNLPTFLMALATFIIIAILAWRNGRTYCNTICPVGTVLGVLSRFAWLRPRIDTSKCNRCGLCARSCKAACIDAKEHRIDYSRCVDCMDCIEACSKGAIYYGRAKKEVAASPAAGSDAPTSRRQFLITAGVLMAGAVEAQEKKIDGGLAPIIDKKIPSRATPLVPPGAGSLQNLRQHCTACQLCVSVCPTQVLRPSGDLSTFMQPEMSYERGYCRPECTKCSEVCPTGAIHLITREEKSATKIGHAVVVRENCIPLTDGVSCGNCARHCPTGAIQMVKETVEGKEVELPVVNTEKCIGCGACENLCPSRPFSAIYVEGVEQHRII
- a CDS encoding flavodoxin, with translation MKKILSILTATAAIATNLDMQARSLVVYFSHSGNTRIVAEKIQELTQADIFEIVPENEYPADYQAVVDQARNEIKAGARPALQESDLDLTPYDTLFVGSPCWWSTIAPPVATFLTTHDFAGKTIVPFMTHEGSRMGHSESDIRDLCPKATLLPGLPIRGSEAGKADAAIKKWLQTHDLLKK
- a CDS encoding TolC family protein, whose amino-acid sequence is MRTLSFITLWLGLSLAVQGQEPYSLKSCIETGLEQNYSLRIVRNEEQMARNNATRGNAGMLPTVDLTAGYNGNVDNTKSIPRTEGATEHNTGLYAGNVNVGIDLNWTIFDGFSIITEYQILKELEKQGETLTRIAIEDYIAQLSSEYYNYIQQEIRLKNFLYAVSLSKERLRIVEERYQIGNFSRLDLLQARVDFNADSAQYMKQQETLHSSRIRLNELMAIADMSNPIAVVDTVIDVNTMLVFEELWTSTLQTNASLLKAEQDKTIANLDLKKVFSRNYPYVRLNAGYGYTLNTYDRTNTTLRRNNLGANFGITLGFNIYDGNRRREIRNARIAAQNAELQQKDIVQSLRADISNLWQAYKNNIEVLNLERENLTAAKENYLIARERYILGNLSGIELREAQKSLLDAEERILTAEYDTKLCEISLLQISGKITDYLL